In the Bacillus sp. FJAT-42376 genome, GCCGACTCCCTTTATCTCCTGCCGGAACTTCATTATTGGATGGGACGAAACTATGAAGCTTTACAAGATTCGGTAAAAGCCATTCAATATTTGAAGAAAGCCGGGTATTATTTTAAGCTGCTGGACAGAGTGCCCTGTCAGAGGATGGTGGAGGAGGATTTGGAGAGGCTTGAGGGTTCATGCTGAGGTCCTTTCATTCCCGAATGAGAGGCTGTCCAGAAAGGGATATCTCCGTGAAGTCAAGCACCATCCGCTCCAACCAGCCTACACCAATGCTTTAGATCAAGCATTTCACACAAAAACCCCCGGTATGCTTCAAATCAAAGCAAACCGGGGGTTTTCGATATCCCATTAGACATTCTATCTAACGCTGACAGCCGGCTGTTTTTCAAGCATGGCTGTGATGTCTTCCGCTGCAATCGGGCGGCTAAAAAGGTAGCCTTGTGCTTCATTGCAGTTCTTGTTTTCCAGGAACTTCCTCTGTTCCTCTGTTTCAACGCCTTCTGCAATCACCTTTAAATTCAGGTTGTGCGCCATATTGATGATGGTGTCAACAAGGGACGCGTCTTTTGGGTCGGTGTAGATATTTCGTGTAAAGGTTTGGTCGATTTTCAGTGTATTGATCGGGAATGTCTTCAGGTAGCTGAGAGACGAATAGCCAGTTCCGAAGTCGTCGATGGACAGGTGAATGCCCATGTCTCTGAGCTGCTGCATTTTGCTGACGGCATGCTGGGAGTCCTGGATAATGCTCTCCGTCAATTCAAGCTCCAGATAGGCTGGATGAAGATCCGCTCTTGATAAGGTGTCTGTAACCATTTCCACGAGATTGCTTTGCTGAAACTGGCGGGAAGAAATGTTCACAGCCATGCGAATCGGGGGATAGCCGTCTTGCTGCCACCTTTTATTCTGAAGGCAGGCCTCATAAAGCACCCATTCTCCAATCGGCAGGATTAAGCCGGTTTCTTCGGCAATCGGGATAAATTCTGCAGGGGAAATCATGCCCCATTCGGGATGATTCCAGCGGAGCAGTGCCTCCACCCCAATGATTGTCCCCGTCGCCACTTCCACTTGAGGCTGATACACAACGGTAAATTCGTTTTGTTTCAGCGCTTTCCGCATTCCGTTTTCAAGCTGCATTTTCTTTGAAACGATTTCATTCATGCTCGGAGCATAGAACTGGAAGTTGTTTTTCCCGTCTTCCTTCACCCTGTACATCGCTGTATCGGCATTCTTTATTAACGTCTCAATGTCACGGCCATCTGCCGGATAGACGGCAATCCCAATGGACGGGGTGACAAACAGCTCGATGTCCTTGATCGTAATGGACCGGCTGAACAAATCGATGATCATTTTCGCCTTTTTCGTCAGCTCTGTCGTACCGGTGTTAGGAAGGAGAATAATGAACTCATCTCCGCCCTGCCGGCTGACGGTATCGGACGAATCAAGAGCCGATTTCAGGCGCTTCGCGACTTCCTTCAGCAGCCGGTCCCCCGCATCATGGCCAAGGGTGTCATTAATATTCTTAAAGCGGTCCAAATCCATAAACATGATGCCGATTTGCTGCTGAGCAGCATCCGCCTGAATGATTGCGGCCGACAGCCTGTCATTTAACAGCAGCCGGTTCGGCAAATCCGTTAACGGATCCCGGTACACCATTTGGTTAATACGTTTCTCATTTTTCTTCCGTTCTGTAATATCCCGGATAATGCTGCTGAAATAGACCTTGTTGTCTTCCTTCCAGGAGGCCAAGGACAGCTCAATCGGGAACCGGCTCCCGTCTTTTTTCAGCCCCTCAAGCTCCACGGTTTTTCCGACTACCCGCTCTTCTCCCGTGGAAAGGTAGCGATTCATCCCCTTTTGATGGGCTTCTTTGTACTCGTCCGGGATGATGACCTGCAGGTTCCGGCCGGTCACATCTGCCTCCCTGTAGCCAAACATCCTCTCCGCCCCCTCGTTCCAGGAAAGGATGAGGCCCTTCGCATCCGCTAAAATAATCGCATCGTTCGCCGATTCGAAGACGGAACGGAATTTTCTTTCGGACTGAATGGATTGGTGCTCAAACCGCTGATCCACGAACATGCTGATGAACATAATCCCGAAGATCACCAGCATGCAAAAGGCAATGGAATAAGCTAAGAGTGTATTATCCATGGCCGCTTCCATCGACATCGTATGATGGGCATGAGGAGTAAATTTTGCAGCCGCCATTCCTGTGTAATGCATACCGGCAATCGCGATGCCCATAATGAGCGCACTCCCCGCCTTAATCCGCCAAATACCAGGTTTGCTGTGATTCTGACTTACATACTGCAGCAAATACAGCGCCACAATGGAGGTTATAAAAGCAATGACAGCTGAAAGGGTCCACAAAAAGGCATCATACTCAATGACAGCCGCCATCTTCATCGCAGCCATGCCGGTATAATGCATGGATACAATCCCCACTGCCATGAGCAGTGCGGCCAAAACAATTCGCACTCTTCCAGCAGCCGTCTCTCTGCTGATGACATACAGCGCCAAACCGGAAGCAATAATCGCTGGAATAATGGAAAGGATGACGACCGTTAAGTCATACGAGACCGGCATCGACAAATGAAGCGCAAGCATCGCCACAAAATGCATCGCCCAAATTCCAAGGCCCATCGCAAAGGCACCTGACACGAGCCAAATAAAACGGGCAGGCCGCTTCGCTTTATTAATTTTAATACTGACATCAAGCGCTGCAAACGAAGCTGTAACAGCGATAATGATGGAAAGGATAACAAGTGGAATGTTGTACATGATTGGTGCGTGTTCCATTTATGGCTGGATCTCCTTATTGGGGGATTTTCATTGGTTTTTCTTTCTATGTATATCGGCTGGGGGAGGAGATTTTTGATAGATTGTGGAGAGTATTAGAGGAATTTTTAAGCCTCCTTAATCATGAACCCAGTATTGGATACCATATCCCAATGAAAAAACAATTGAATAAGGACAATAGTGGATAGTCAAGGAAGGATTTATTAATATTTATATTTCTGATTTTCTCTTGATTTTATTTAGTGCTTTTAACATTGAAGTCCAGTCTGCCTTATGGAGGCTTTTTGTATTATCAAAGTTTTTAAGCAAAAATTCCCTGTTCGAATATGATCATACAATATTAAAAGGGATGGCCTAAGCCACCCCTTTTAATTTTATACAAGCTATTCTTGAAGATTCTACCTCTGCTTGATAAGCCGATTATAAAGTTGTGCTGCGTCAACGGCTTCCCATATCAAACCACATGTCAGAAAATTGAACGGGACGTTTATCGACTCCAAAGATTTCGTTTTGCAGGCTTGCGATTTCAACTCGATCTGTTGCATCAAAAGCCCCGTTATAGCTGTAATTGATGCGGACCTGGTTTTCTCCGCCTGATAACGCTTCACCCGTAGTAGATGTAATGCTATCTACATGGAAATTGGAAGCTCCGCCATCCTGACCATCTGTATATGTGAAGGTGAAATCATCCAGCTTTAAAGCTCCAGTAAGTTGTTCACTGGTGAAAACCGGATAATTAAATGTTAAATCTATAAAACCTGTACCCTCTTGATTGTGCATGGAAGTTGACCGTATTGGTCCCTGATGTTGAAGAGCTCCAAACCGATAGTTTCTATCAGATATCATCATTCCAGGATTATGGAACCTTCCGCCAAATTCACCATCTTTATCATTCAGCTGGAATCTCAATTCAGAGCTTTCAATTACTCCAATGGAATATACTTTTAATGTCTTGTCTGCTTCTATTGGAATATTATGTTCTAAAAGGTTAATCCATTCTCCATTTTCAATTTGGCACCATAATTGCATACCTGCGTCCGCAGATAAGTCTTCCGTTTCGAGTTCCATAGCTCCTGTATAGACGCCAATACCATTTTCCCTTTCATGCACATCCAGTGAGAGCTCGAGTGGTGTAATATTTGGGAAAAGAACTTCAGCTTCTGTACCAGCTGCTGGGGCTTCACTTAATGGCGGTACTGTAAAATTATCACTTCCGGGTTTTGTCTCTATGATATAACTATGATAAACATAAACTTTTCCATTAAACGCATAAAAGGCTTCTTCAAGTGCCTTTTGAGCTTCTTTGTATTCCTCTTCTGTTTTCCCAAATGTATCCGCAATAGCTTTTGCTGCTTGTAAATCTAATGCAAACTGATCAACAGCTGCCTGAGGGAAATCACCGACTCCACTCCCTGTATGTATATTTTCTTTGAAGGAAGTATAGTCTTTAATCTTTTCCAATAAAAGACCGCGGTCAGTAATGACTCTTGTCTTCAAGAAGTCCCTTATCGCGTTATTCAGGGATTCGATGGCCTGTTCCATTGTCTCGTCACTAGGATTTTCACCTAGGCTATTCACATTCTCAAGTGCATCTTCCAACTGATTAAAAGAAGCCTGCGGATAGTTTCCGTGCTCTTTACCAGCGATTTCGTCCTTTAGAATGGATTTCGCCTGGTAAATAGTCTGACTGAATTCAATTTCCCGCGGAGCAGAAGATAAAATTCTGTTTACAGGAACTACCTCTACGCTTCCACCATTATTGGTTACCTTCAGCTCAAAAACGAACCAATAGTCACTTCCTTCTGTGTCTTCCGTTAATGGGGCAGTCGGAACTGAAAAAACATTATCTGCTGTCAGAGAATTACCTTTAAAGATTTCAACTTTTCCCTTAGATTCATTAAGTGGTCTTTCTCCTGAATAGTTATTTACGTAGAATCTATATGTTCCGTTAGTCAGTTTTCGGATAGTCGTTGTTTCTGGTCCGTAAGATTCCGTATCATCCCAGTCAAGGTCTACAGCATTTGTTTCTCCATTACCTGATACTCTTTCTGCATACCACGTATGAAATTTGCCGCCATCTGCTCTAGGCCCGACTAAGTGAGAATCTAAGTCTCTGGGTCTTTCATCCCAGGTAAGCATGATTTTCAGTTCATTGGAAGCGGCAGCTCTAATTGCTGTTTCATTTACTAGCGTATTAAATTTCGTTGTATTTGCTGCTCCTAATAAATAAGTCGTTACATAGCCTGATTTGGAAAGCTCTGCTGTATATTCTCCTTGAGGAACATTTACCCAGTAGTTACCATACTCATCCGTGGTAACCGTTTTGAATATTGCACCATATTTGGAGTCAAATCCCTCACGGATTTTCAGCTGCATTCCGCTGATCCCAACACCATAGATATCCGTTATTCTTCCTCCAAAACCTTGAGCAATCGTATATTCCTTTGTAATCCTTTCGCCCGAAACTTTTGAATCCGCTCTCGGAGTGATGCTGACCTCTAATTTTTTATCCATATTCCCTGTAAGAATGACAGGTGTAAAAGTAAACGTATTTCTAGCATTGTTGTATTGAAGGTTACTCAGGGTGATCAGCTGTCCATCTAATTTCGCTGTAATATCAAAGTCTTCCTGAGTAAGACCAGCTACATAGTCTTTCATTTGCAGAGTAAGAGAAGATGGTGATAAAACCACATCGGTCAGTGCCGTTTTTTCAACTTGAGAATAGCCGGTTGTGTGATTTTCATTATTAACCGTTACAATAGTTCCAATATCCAGTACTAAGTTCGCAGGTGGTTGTTCTATAGAGGAGCCATTTGCATGTGCATTCACAGCTGCATGTTCAATAACCCCTCTTCCAAGCACTGTCGCCACTGCATTGAGGACCAAACTCCTAATGTCTGTCGCCTGATCAAGATGAATCCTAACCTGAGTCGCTCTATTATTAACGGTTTCAAAATTTCCGATCAACTCTACCTGAAGTCCTGAGCCTGCTGCAGTTTGAACACTTTCTGAAACCGTTACATTGGTAAATCCGTCACCTCCTGCTGCAAGATCATCTTCCTCAATTTTAGCTGCAGATTCTAAATGAACCTCAGCAACTTGAGTATTCCCGCTTGCCACTATTCGAACTTTCCCATCATTCTTGTTCACAATGACAGTCGCAAGAACAGAATCCGTAAAATGAATACTGTTTTCCCCGCCGCCTTTTACGAGTGTTTTGCCTTCAACCTTTACACCATTTAAAAATACGTCTCCCTGTCCGATTCCTTCATCCAGGATCAGATCGCCTTTGATATGAAGATTTTTCAGATTCACTCCGGCAACCGATACCGTGACGTTTCCATCAATGGTTTCTACAGTATCTTTTCCGTAATCTCCTGCAGCAGTAATAGTTGAAGGGATTGCAGAAGCAGATGGGCTAGGTGATGGAGATGATACAGGTGTAGAAGCAGGGGCAGGATTCAGCTCCTCGCTCATTTTGGATTGGTCCAGTTCTAGCTGCTTGTTCACTTTTTCCAAAGTGCGGTACTTTCCAGGATGTAATTTCTCTCCCTTCTCCTTCACATCAAGAGCACGTTCAGCCAATCTTTCAAGCTTCGCAAATTCTTTTTTGGCTGTCTCAGTGTCTCCTGCTTTCACCAAATCCGAAATTTGTTTCTGAAGCTCGTACATTGATACTTCATAAATAATCGTTTCTTTTGCTATTTTCGAAGGAACCAAATATTTAGAAAGGAACTCTTTCCTTGTGCTAGACCCATAGACCTTTCCAAAAACCCGTTCCGTTTTTGCAAGAGTGTCTGAGAGTTTCTGATAATCAGAAACTGCATCAGCTGTAATGCTCTCTTCATCAAAATGAAGTTCCAGTACCTTACGATCTTCCTCCAGCTTCTGACCCATTTTCACTGCATCTATATATTTTGCCGCACGCATAATGTGTTCTTCTGCATGCAGAACCTCAGCGCTTAATTTCTTCTGATCTGAACCCTTATATCCTGCGAGACTTTTCTTAGCCTTAGCAAGAGCTGCCTTCGAATGACTGAATTGAGCGATAAATTCCGCACTCATTTCTATTTGACTGGACTGATAGAAAGGTTTCAATCCGTTTGCCGCACTGACTCCTTCACGGACTGCCTGCTGTGTTCCTGTCTGTTGAACTGCTGCCTGTGATGATACAGGACTGACAAAGGCACTGGAAGCTATTACTGCTGCCGTGACTCCTGTCATTAAACCCTTAGATTTCTTCCTCATTCTTTTGTCTCCCTTTAGATAAATTAATAGTACTAAAGTAGTATAAAGCATACACAAAGTAAAATATGTCGTTTTTTGTATTATTTTATCAATTAATGATAAAAAATACCCATTAACGTTACGTCGTTTTTTCCTACTCCAACCTAAAAGGCTCTGTAAAAACCATTTTTCACAAAACCTCTCTATCTCAAACAAGTCTTAGTGTCTCCGTTTTTTACCCCAAAATATTTGTTACAGTAATTCATTCACTTCCAGTCATCAATTGCTTTATGAAGGCAACACTTATTAATACCTCATTGGAGCTAAGCCGTCACTCTTTTTTCAAATGCGTTTTTCAAAGTTTTCTAATTGTGTTGTTCATGAGGCAGTAACAGTCTCCCCTTATGCTAAACTGGAATTATATGCATATATTAGACAGTTACCGATAAAGGAGAGATGAATGTGTTTCCAAAAGATCAATACATGAAAGAAGTGGAGAGCAAGTTTATTACAAGGAGACACCATCCGGAACATCCTCATATCGTAATCCTTAACTATACCGAGCACGCAACATATGAGAAACGTTGGAATGAAGTGACATTACATTGCAGGGGGTTAATTATTGATGAGGCATCCGGCGAAGTCTTAGCCAGGCCCTTCCCTAAATTCTTTAATCATGGAGAAATGCCGGAATTAGAGTCAGAGATTCCATTTTCGGAGACGCCGGAATTTACGGTTAAACAGGATGGCTCTTTGGGCATTTGCTATCGAGTGAATGATAAACTGTACTGGGCGACGAGAGGTTCCTTTGAATCCGAGCAGGCAAAAGCAGCACAGCAGATTTGGGACCGTCAATACGCCCATGTGCAGGTTCCTCATGAAATTACTTTGTTAGTGGAGATTATCCATCCTGCTACCAGAGTTGTTGTCGATTACAACGGCATGTCCGATTTGATTATCATTGGGGCCATTAACCGGTTTACGGGACATGATTATCCCTATAACGAGCTGCAGGAACTCGGAAAAGCACTCGGAATGCAGGTTACGGAACAAATCAAGTTAACGGTTGAAGAAGCGATCAAGTTAAAAGAAACCATTGATCATAATAGCGAAGGCTGGGTTCTTAGATGGCCAAATGGGATGAGGCTGAAGATTAAAGGCAGCAGCTATTTAGACATCCACAAAATTGCTTATGGACTATCAGACAAGCTGAAAACGGAATACTGGTCCCAGGGAAAAATGGATGAATTAATTCTAAAAATGCCTGAAGAGTTCAGAACAGAAATCGAGCGCTTTACATCCACTCTTGATCAAAACCTGAATGACCTGTCCAAGATGATTACCGATCACTATTCGAACGCGAGCGTAAATTCTTCCGATCGAAAATCGTTCGCGATGTATGTCAATCAGCATGTGCCGAACGAGCTTAAATATTTAGTCTTTAAAAAAGCAGATGCTAAATTACATGAAGAGATCCTGAAGGAGCATATATATAAACATTACTTGCAGTACATAGGGAGGCCAAGCGATGCCGTCCTTTAATATGATGATCGGATTGCCCGGGAGCGGTAAATCCACCTATGCTGAAAAACTGGCAAAAGAAATCGATGCCGTGGTCTTTTCCTCCGATTTACTTAGACAGGAATTGCTGGGAGATGTCCATGATCAGGAAAGCAATGAGTTCATTTTTGAAGAAATGCATAGAAGAATCATCCAACACCTGGATACCGGCGGAAATGTAATTTATGATGCCACCAACACGAACCGCAAACGCAGAAAACACTTGATCAACCATGTGATCAAATGCGAAAAGAAATCGGCTTACTATATAAATGAACATTATGATACCGTCACGAAACGGAACACGAATCGCGAACGAAGAGTTTCACAGCAGGTCATCGATAAAATGTATCAATCCTTGCAGATTCCATTAGTTAACGAAGGCTGGGATGAATTGATTGTTGTTTCAAGTGAAAAGAATACGTTGGATTCCAGACTGCCTCTGGAAAACATGATTACTGCTGAATTAGAGCATGATGTACTTTTCAGCCATCTCCAATCCCATATTCCCGACTTTCAATCCATCTATAATGTGCCCCATGACTCTTCCTATCATAGCTTCTCCATAAGCAGGCACACGTATCATGTTTGGGAGAGGATTTTAAATAATGATCACGAAGCGGATAAACTTCAACTGCTGTGGGCTGCCTTGTTTCATGATCTGGGGAAAGGATTCTGCAAGTCCTTTGTTAATTTTAAAGGGGAGTCAACACGATACGCGAGCTTCATAGGACACGAATACGTATCCTCCCAGCTGGCCGTATACTGGCTAACGAAACTCGGATACGACAAATCATTTATACAATTAACAAGTGATCTCATACAAATGCACATGGTTCCCATGAATGCATCTGACAAGAAAATGAAAGAGGTTAAGCAGCTGATCGGGGAGCATGCATTTAACCAGCTTATGATCCTTCATGAAGCAGATACTGGTGCGAAGTGAATTTTAGGGCAAAGGGACGGTTCTACTCCTTTGGAAGTAAGAGAACCGATATTCATACTTTTATCCCATTTATTTTCATATGATCGCTGCTCATGTAAGAGAGCTGATTATTAAAAAAGACTGCTGAAATTTCAACAGCAGTCTTTTTTACGATTCAATTAATTCCCATTCCCTTTAACTCTAAATTTTCTCCTATGATTCCTAACTTTTCTACATGCTTCCTTGCCTTTCCGTAAGAGGTCCCGCTAACGAGAGAATAAGGCTAAATGTGCTTATCTTGATTCCCTTTTCCATACCGAGATTTTCTATATTAACTTTATCACTTTCACCAAATAAACCCATTTACACAAAGTCCTTATGTATCTGATCTATTTTTGATAACTAGTCTGATTTAACTAAGAAATAAACATGTAACTCTTTATTTCTCATGAGCTTCTGCCCAAGCATCTAGCCGAAATATGGAGTTTTATAGGGGGAGAAACAAAGAATGTTCAGGACTATATCATGATATTCCAATTAAAAAAGGCACTTTTCACCTTATGGAAAGACTTATTTTTCTTTACAAAATATAGATTCTTTACAAATGTTTAACTTGAGGGGGAGGGAGAAGGTACACTATCATTTCAGGTAGACACGTGCTCTTATTCGTTTAGTTTTAAAAATTAGCTCTGTTAAACTTGGCTGTTGATTGCAGCTAGCAGTCGTTCGCTCCAATCAACAGGTGTTAAAAATCAACATAGCCAAAAAATTAAATACAGGAGGCATCTCACCATGCTTAAAAAATCAATGCTGTTTGTTTTTATCCTGGTTCTCTCATTTGCTGTTGTGAAACTGCCTGCGGCTTCGGCTGTTCCTTCCGTGACTCCTTCCAAGGCGACCGTTCAGTCGTACTTGAACTCTCTGACTGTGAAGAGCGAGGAGTCTATGACAGGCTACTCGAGGGACAAGTTCCCTCACTGGATTAGTCAAGGCGGAGGATGCGATACCCGCCAGGTTGTACTCAAGCGTGATGCCGACTCTTACAGTGGAAGCTGCCCTGTCACTTCCGGTGTATGGTACAGTTACTATGACGGTGTCATGGTTTACTCTCCGTCTGAAATGGACATTGATCACGTGGTCCCGCTCGCTGAAGCGTGGCGTTCCGGCGCAAGCAGCTGGACGACAGCAAAGCGCGAAAGCTTTGCCAATGATCTAAGCGGCCCTCAGCTTATTGCGGTAACGGCAAGCTCAAACCGCTCCAAAGGCGACCAGGATCCATCAACATGGAAGCCATCCCGCTCCGGTGCAAGCTGCGGCTATGCGAAGTGGTGGATTACAACCAAATACAACTGGGACCTGCATCTGCAGTCATCGGAGAAAACGGCGCTGCAAAGCATGCTTAACACCTGCTCCTACTAAGTCTGTTCCAGCACGTACGTACGGTATCACGTCCGTACGTGCTGCACATTTTTATTCAATAAAAGGAGGCACCAATATGGAAACAAAATCAACGATCTTCACCGCAACCCACGGAGTCATGACCACTGAAGTCGGTGTCATCAGCGGCGAGCTCGAACTGCGCACTACGTGTGATAACAACGGCGTGCTTACCCTCGCCATCACCTATGCCGGCGCCGAGGAGTGGTACACACTTCCCGGGGAAAGTTATACTCTGCATGATGTACGTGATCATGGGGTTGTTCACGAAATGGTGGTAAATGTGCTGGAGCGGGATTCTTAAAAGTATGGAAATCGTCCCCAGCCCAAGTTTCTACGTAATGGCGAAATCTTACTGATTATTTCTAATACTCTGTGTACTTTCAGGTGTTTAATAAAGAATGAAAAGCGGCTGGAATGAAAAACCTCCTCCCATGAAGAATTAGATGACAAGAATGGGGGGGATCTTGGAGAGAAATTAAAGCCCTATAAATGCGCTGCAGGGGAATTTCTTCGTTAATATTAGAAAAGGAAGGGCTCTTTCGGAAAAAGTTCGATTCGGCACCCCTCCTCATAAAAAAAACCTCAATAAGGAAATCCTTGAGGTTATCCACCAAATAGTGATAGATTTTTATTTAATAATTTTTTCTCCCAGTATCGGTGTTATACCATTGATTTCTTCAACTCCAAAGCCAAAAGACTTTAACTGAGACTCAATTACTTCTAGTACATCGTAATAGGAAAAATTCATACCTAGTCTATAGTTCTTTTCTTCAAGACTTTCCGTATCTGTTGATATCAATGATTGATTGTACTTTTCTTGTAATTCCATTATCAAATCAGCCAAAAAATTCTTCATCTCATTATTCAATGTTATTCCACCTTACTTTCCTCTTAATATTCCTTCAAGTATTCGTTTTTGTTCCATTTGCCTTTGAATATCAGATGGCCATTTTTTATTTATCAAAGCTTCCTGTTGTCTTGGATCTAAATTTTTAAAATTCGGAATGGACTTCTCAGGATTTTTTATTTTATCTTGATGCTCTGAAATCTGTTTATTGATTGATTGTATACCTTTCTTTATTTCCTCAGGGGACTTATTTATATATTGCTTATAAAAACCTGAATGTTTTCCTCCATTTTTTGCAATATCATATGCATTACCTATCTTCTTATCCAACGACCTATACGAACCAGTCTTCACATCAACCTTCCCTACCATATCATCCGCTTTCCGCACCAGCTGCTTCGGAATGTTTTTTATGGCCCTGATACCAGGTTTTAACGGACGGGTGTAAGCTCCGCCACCTATTGTGATGGCAGCAACGACTTTATCGAAATTGGATAGCTTTTCTTTGGTAATAGCATTTTCACCTGAGCTTAGTTCTTTGGCAGATTTAAAATTTGAAATTCCCGGAATACTGTCCAGCCATGCCGATCCCGCCCGTTTTCTTTCTAAATCAGATATTTTTTTCCAAGTAAGCGGATCACGCCCGGTTAGGGTTTTTAATTGGTCCAGGGTTCCCATTGTTGCAGGGTGAGTGTTTAACTGCATTTCTACAGAATCCCTCAGTGCCTCTGCTAATTTATTCTTTTTCTTTACGAGCTTGGTTTTAGGGAGTGTTCTTACTATGCTTTTATAATTAATTTTTGGACTGGTTTTCTTTATTGTAGATTTTGGTGTCTCTACATTCCCCATAGGATTAACTAAAACACCATTTTCAAAGTAAATATGTTTTCTTTTCCATTCAATGATGGCCATAGGGTTGTCCTTAATCGATTTTGGAACGTCCCATGGATTTTCTGCGTAGATGGCAGCACAATTTTTGTCCGTTCCGAGCATCAGCTCCCGCGCAATAAACACCTTCTGATGTCCATGATCTAATTTTCCGAGGTACGTTTCCAGTTGTTTCAATAAGTTCATTTTAGCATGTTCAATATCAGCGGTGGTAGCGTAGGAGGAGGCTTTGGTGATGATGGATTGGCCTTCCTGAGCGATTTGGATGGACTGGCCGATTTTCTGGGCGAGTTCCAGGAGTTCCTGCGGTTTGATTTGGATATCCGTCATAGGGAGGCCAGCTCCTGTAAGAGACGTCTGATTTCCTCATTAATGGCCTCAATGGTTTCCACCCCGGAGATCTCCATTTGCCCAAGTAAATGATTGAGATCCTCCGCAAGCTCCTTGTATGCTGTCCCGCCTTCCCCGGTCCATTGCCCCAGATAGGTATCGTGAGCATTTTTAAGGCCCTGTTTGGTTTTGCGGAGCTCATCCATTCCTTCCTGAATATCAGCCTTGTATTTTTGCAGGGACGCCATTTTTTTCATAATCTCGATTCGTTTAGCCAGTATGGCTGCCCTGGCTTCCATTTCTATTAAATCCGGCAAAAATTCCACTCCTTTCCAGTCACTCATGAATATAATGGTAAAATAATACATAAACTCTTTCCATCATCCAAAAGTCCTTTTCTTATCCTTCAAGGAGGTTCTCTTGAACCATTCTATTGTTATGGCACTTCACAAACAGAATCTTTTTCTTCACCTTCTTTCCCTTATAAAAGTCACAATAAACAAAATTATCCAATTTGTTTTTTCACTCTTTAAACATGAAAAAGAAGCGCGGGAATCACCCCAACGCTTCTTTTTGCATAGGAAGGAAAACTATTCCCCCATAAACTCCCTTAAATCCCGGATCATTGCTTCATTCGAATAAATATAACTGCCCTTATTTAAATGAAAAAGCACAATGAGCAGATAAAGCCGATCATCGTGCTTTTTTTGTGGAATGCTATCTGTTTGCTCCTATTGCATTACGCTAATTCTACCCTCTGTCTTCACATCGATTACCCCTAAATCTTTTGCGTACTCGATTAAAACTTCCGCATCGGTTCTGGCGTTTGCCTCATTAACGAGTAAAGAACTGTCTTTGAACATGGTGTA is a window encoding:
- a CDS encoding bifunctional diguanylate cyclase/phosphodiesterase — translated: MEHAPIMYNIPLVILSIIIAVTASFAALDVSIKINKAKRPARFIWLVSGAFAMGLGIWAMHFVAMLALHLSMPVSYDLTVVILSIIPAIIASGLALYVISRETAAGRVRIVLAALLMAVGIVSMHYTGMAAMKMAAVIEYDAFLWTLSAVIAFITSIVALYLLQYVSQNHSKPGIWRIKAGSALIMGIAIAGMHYTGMAAAKFTPHAHHTMSMEAAMDNTLLAYSIAFCMLVIFGIMFISMFVDQRFEHQSIQSERKFRSVFESANDAIILADAKGLILSWNEGAERMFGYREADVTGRNLQVIIPDEYKEAHQKGMNRYLSTGEERVVGKTVELEGLKKDGSRFPIELSLASWKEDNKVYFSSIIRDITERKKNEKRINQMVYRDPLTDLPNRLLLNDRLSAAIIQADAAQQQIGIMFMDLDRFKNINDTLGHDAGDRLLKEVAKRLKSALDSSDTVSRQGGDEFIILLPNTGTTELTKKAKMIIDLFSRSITIKDIELFVTPSIGIAVYPADGRDIETLIKNADTAMYRVKEDGKNNFQFYAPSMNEIVSKKMQLENGMRKALKQNEFTVVYQPQVEVATGTIIGVEALLRWNHPEWGMISPAEFIPIAEETGLILPIGEWVLYEACLQNKRWQQDGYPPIRMAVNISSRQFQQSNLVEMVTDTLSRADLHPAYLELELTESIIQDSQHAVSKMQQLRDMGIHLSIDDFGTGYSSLSYLKTFPINTLKIDQTFTRNIYTDPKDASLVDTIINMAHNLNLKVIAEGVETEEQRKFLENKNCNEAQGYLFSRPIAAEDITAMLEKQPAVSVR
- a CDS encoding RNA ligase; amino-acid sequence: MFPKDQYMKEVESKFITRRHHPEHPHIVILNYTEHATYEKRWNEVTLHCRGLIIDEASGEVLARPFPKFFNHGEMPELESEIPFSETPEFTVKQDGSLGICYRVNDKLYWATRGSFESEQAKAAQQIWDRQYAHVQVPHEITLLVEIIHPATRVVVDYNGMSDLIIIGAINRFTGHDYPYNELQELGKALGMQVTEQIKLTVEEAIKLKETIDHNSEGWVLRWPNGMRLKIKGSSYLDIHKIAYGLSDKLKTEYWSQGKMDELILKMPEEFRTEIERFTSTLDQNLNDLSKMITDHYSNASVNSSDRKSFAMYVNQHVPNELKYLVFKKADAKLHEEILKEHIYKHYLQYIGRPSDAVL
- a CDS encoding ATP-binding protein, whose product is MPSFNMMIGLPGSGKSTYAEKLAKEIDAVVFSSDLLRQELLGDVHDQESNEFIFEEMHRRIIQHLDTGGNVIYDATNTNRKRRKHLINHVIKCEKKSAYYINEHYDTVTKRNTNRERRVSQQVIDKMYQSLQIPLVNEGWDELIVVSSEKNTLDSRLPLENMITAELEHDVLFSHLQSHIPDFQSIYNVPHDSSYHSFSISRHTYHVWERILNNDHEADKLQLLWAALFHDLGKGFCKSFVNFKGESTRYASFIGHEYVSSQLAVYWLTKLGYDKSFIQLTSDLIQMHMVPMNASDKKMKEVKQLIGEHAFNQLMILHEADTGAK
- a CDS encoding HNH endonuclease family protein; the protein is MLKKSMLFVFILVLSFAVVKLPAASAVPSVTPSKATVQSYLNSLTVKSEESMTGYSRDKFPHWISQGGGCDTRQVVLKRDADSYSGSCPVTSGVWYSYYDGVMVYSPSEMDIDHVVPLAEAWRSGASSWTTAKRESFANDLSGPQLIAVTASSNRSKGDQDPSTWKPSRSGASCGYAKWWITTKYNWDLHLQSSEKTALQSMLNTCSY